In Methanobacterium sp., the sequence AATTACTTGAAAAAGGTTTTCCCAAATCACAAGACAGATCCTAATGTGCTATCTTTTATGATCTTAAGTTTCCTGTATTTCATTATTTTAAATAAAAAAACAGAAACCCAGTTCTTTGACTTAGATCAGGCTATTGAAGAGTTTATAAATTATAATTCCAAATGTCTGGAACTGTAAATTTATTTTATCAACTTATTTTTTTTCTTTTCTTCTGATTAATGGTTTTAATTCCAACTTTGGGTAATCTTAAAATCTAACTCTTAAGCAAAATGTACATTATGGCCTTCTGCACATGCAGCCTGTTTTCAGCCTGATCCCAAACTGCTGATTGTGGGCCGTTTAAGACTTCTTCAGTTATTTCCTGACCCCTGATAGCAGGAAGACAGTGCAAGACCATTGCATCATCGGCAGCCATGGCCAGGATATCCTGGTTGACTTGGTAATCCTGCATATCCATAATTCTCTGGGCTTCTTCTTCTTCATCACCCATACTAACCCATACATCAGTGTAAAGTACATCAGCATCATTAACTGCTTCGGCAACATCACTGGTGACTTTAATTACTGAACCTGATTTCTGGGCAATCTTCTGGGCCTCTTCTAAAATAACCGGATCCGGCTCATAACCCTGAGGGCAAGCTACAGTGAAATCCATGCCAACCATGGCTGTTGCCAGTAATAAGGAGTTGCAAACATTGTTTCCATCACCCATAAATGTCATCTGAAGATCTAAAGTATTTTTACGCTCTAGTATGGTGAATATATCAGTGAATGCCTGGCAGGGGTGTTCCAGGTTAGTTAAACCATTTATCACCGGTATGTCCGCGTACTTGGCAAACTGGAGGACGTCTTCATGTTCACGTGCCCTGATCATAATACCATCAACATAGCGACTCATTGCCCGGGCTGTGTCCGGAATGATCTCTCCCCTTCCTAACTGAAGGTCAGAAGCAGACAGGTACAGGGGATGGCCACCCAGCTGATACATGCCTACTTCAAAGGATATTCTGGTGCGGGTTGAAGATTTCTCAAAAACCATTGCCAGAGATTTTCCCTTTAATGGTTTTTCAGGACCCTGTCCTTTTTTAAACTGTTCCGCTTTTTCCAGTATTTCATCCAGATTGTTTTGTGCGTCTAACGCGGATAAAAGGTTTTTCATAGCCTCATCCCTTAAATTGTCCTCATTTTTTAATAAAAATTATAGTGAAAGTAATATAATTCTGTTTTTATTATTACCAGTTTTATTATTACTTCTGAAGTAGGAATATCTGCGGATACTTTTACTTAAAGTTTATGAAAAGAATGAAATAAATATAGTGAGATTTTTAACCGAATTCAAGCCTGTAAACTCTTTTAGTCGCTTCAAGCTGTTTTTCACTTTTTTTAACCTTTTCTTCATATTCAATGACTGTCTTCACATGTCGAATCCATTCATCACGATATTTATGAAACTCTTCCGCAGGACTATTCATAAGCCTTCTCTGTGCTTCTTCTACCAATTGTTGGTGTTTGATAATGCCATGTTGCGCTTCATCCAGGTCTGATTTTGCCTGGTGAAAAAGTTGGGATAGGCCTTCCCTTATCTCTTCATCAACCAGGGATTTGGAAGAAAAAATCTTTTTTTTTCAGACCAGCAATTTTTTTATCATTTGAAAATAAAACATGGGGTAACTTTTCTAACTTTACCTGTGTATTTTTTATTTTTTGAGGGTTTTCCTCGTTATCAAAGGATAAAAGTTGAGTTTCCAGTACTAGAATATCATCTTTTACCTTTGCATTGTCTTGTATGGCCCGGTCCAGTTTCAACTCACAGTCCAGTATATCTCTTGCAAGATCCTTAATGTTTTCAACATTGGGCAGGT encodes:
- the argF gene encoding ornithine carbamoyltransferase, which produces MKNLLSALDAQNNLDEILEKAEQFKKGQGPEKPLKGKSLAMVFEKSSTRTRISFEVGMYQLGGHPLYLSASDLQLGRGEIIPDTARAMSRYVDGIMIRAREHEDVLQFAKYADIPVINGLTNLEHPCQAFTDIFTILERKNTLDLQMTFMGDGNNVCNSLLLATAMVGMDFTVACPQGYEPDPVILEEAQKIAQKSGSVIKVTSDVAEAVNDADVLYTDVWVSMGDEEEEAQRIMDMQDYQVNQDILAMAADDAMVLHCLPAIRGQEITEEVLNGPQSAVWDQAENRLHVQKAIMYILLKS